The following are encoded in a window of Lactobacillus acidophilus genomic DNA:
- the era gene encoding GTPase Era, translated as MEEKEFKSGFVALVGRPNVGKSTLMNYLVGQKVAITSNKPQTTRNRISGIYTSDRMQVIFVDTPGIFKPHSKLDDYMDKASLSSLNDVDLVLFMVEPEDMGKGDQYIADLLKEVKVPVFLVINKVDQIHPNKLLPIMDSYHKLDGFKEILPISATQGIGIDDLLNTIYKYLPAGPQYYDADQITDRPEYFVVAELIREQILRLTSQEVPHATAVVVDQMNKHQNGKLVIEATIYVERDGQKGIIIGKGGKMLKQIGIDSRKEIERLLGEKVNLRLWVKVQHNWRSDPSFLKQIGYDKKELG; from the coding sequence ATGGAAGAAAAAGAATTTAAATCTGGCTTCGTTGCCTTAGTTGGCCGTCCTAATGTTGGTAAATCAACATTGATGAATTATTTAGTCGGTCAAAAAGTGGCGATTACGTCAAATAAACCTCAGACAACGAGAAATCGTATCTCGGGTATATATACTTCAGATAGAATGCAAGTTATTTTTGTTGATACACCGGGAATCTTTAAACCTCATTCAAAACTTGACGACTATATGGATAAAGCTAGTTTATCTAGTTTAAATGATGTTGATCTAGTTTTATTCATGGTTGAACCTGAGGATATGGGTAAAGGTGACCAATATATTGCTGACTTGCTCAAAGAAGTTAAAGTTCCAGTATTTTTGGTAATTAATAAGGTTGATCAAATTCATCCTAATAAGTTATTACCGATTATGGATTCATACCATAAACTTGATGGCTTTAAAGAAATACTACCGATTTCTGCTACTCAAGGCATTGGTATTGATGATTTGCTCAATACAATCTATAAGTATTTACCAGCAGGACCACAATATTATGATGCAGATCAGATCACAGATCGTCCTGAATATTTTGTGGTTGCAGAACTTATTCGAGAACAAATTTTACGACTTACTTCTCAAGAAGTTCCACATGCTACTGCAGTTGTAGTCGATCAAATGAATAAGCATCAAAATGGTAAATTAGTTATTGAAGCAACTATTTATGTTGAAAGAGATGGCCAAAAGGGCATTATCATCGGCAAGGGTGGTAAGATGCTCAAGCAAATCGGAATTGATTCACGTAAGGAAATTGAAAGATTACTTGGTGAAAAAGTAAATTTGCGTTTATGGGTAAAGGTTCAACATAATTGGCGTTCAGATCCAAGTTTCTTGAAACAAATTGGTTATGATAAAAAAGAACTTGGATAG
- a CDS encoding M23 family metallopeptidase, translating into MKFRKKIITLLSAALVSTSITTSASSIVSADTITDNSTTATETTTVKKTYKWTYPFKANDKYGVRPMSNAQVFGMTNYMRSVNPPSYFHDGWDFGHSEVGYSPVYAIHAGTVKKVAYGSGLGWFIWVISPDKYVEVYQEGFTKKSDIYVKAGQKIKAGQKIGRLTGSHLHLGLTKTDKKYINKHGFPCNNWNVDNGTWLNPISVIQKYMDKQK; encoded by the coding sequence ATGAAATTTCGTAAAAAAATTATCACATTATTAAGCGCAGCTTTAGTAAGTACAAGCATTACTACTTCAGCAAGTTCAATAGTCTCTGCTGATACCATTACCGATAACTCAACAACTGCTACAGAAACTACTACAGTTAAAAAAACTTATAAATGGACTTATCCATTCAAGGCAAACGATAAATATGGTGTACGTCCAATGTCAAATGCCCAAGTATTCGGAATGACTAATTATATGCGTTCAGTTAATCCACCTTCATACTTTCACGATGGCTGGGACTTTGGGCATTCAGAGGTTGGCTACTCCCCTGTCTATGCTATTCATGCGGGTACTGTTAAAAAGGTAGCCTATGGTAGCGGATTAGGCTGGTTCATCTGGGTAATCAGTCCAGATAAATATGTAGAAGTTTACCAAGAAGGTTTTACTAAAAAAAGTGATATATATGTGAAAGCTGGGCAAAAAATTAAAGCTGGGCAAAAAATTGGTCGCTTAACCGGCTCTCACCTTCACTTGGGTTTAACTAAGACTGATAAGAAATATATCAACAAACATGGTTTTCCATGTAATAACTGGAATGTTGATAATGGAACATGGTTAAATCCAATTAGTGTAATTCAAAAATATATGGATAAGCAAAAATAA
- a CDS encoding pyruvate, water dikinase regulatory protein encodes MAETKDQNVLNIIIISDAAGDTAFSNATAAAAEFPNAEINYRRYPFITNLEKLDEVLKEIEKYPNLVIIFSLVKDEMQIPVIKFARDHNIQCVDIFSPVVEAIQQTTHMIPDQKIGAQHSLNQKYFDRISAMEFAVMYDDGKDPKGFLEADVVLLGVSRTSKTPLSLFLANKNLKVANLPLVPETHIPKEIYEIDPKKIIGLTNDPSVLNEIRRQRMIAYGLNPDTTYSSMDSINKELESAQALYKKLGCYVINVAHRSIEETAALILEHLGIDDYAK; translated from the coding sequence ATGGCAGAAACAAAAGACCAAAATGTATTAAACATTATCATTATTTCCGATGCTGCTGGTGACACCGCATTTAGTAACGCTACCGCAGCAGCTGCTGAATTTCCAAACGCAGAAATCAATTATCGTCGTTACCCATTTATTACCAATCTTGAAAAGCTGGATGAAGTTTTAAAAGAAATCGAAAAATATCCTAATCTTGTGATCATTTTCAGTTTGGTTAAAGATGAAATGCAAATTCCAGTTATTAAATTTGCACGTGATCACAATATTCAATGTGTTGATATCTTTTCCCCTGTAGTTGAAGCTATTCAACAAACTACTCATATGATTCCAGATCAAAAAATTGGTGCACAGCACAGCTTGAACCAAAAATACTTTGACAGAATCTCCGCAATGGAATTTGCCGTAATGTACGATGATGGGAAAGACCCTAAAGGTTTCCTTGAAGCTGACGTTGTTTTACTTGGTGTTTCTAGAACTTCTAAAACTCCCCTTTCATTATTCTTGGCAAACAAGAATCTAAAGGTAGCCAATTTACCATTAGTTCCTGAAACTCATATTCCAAAAGAAATCTACGAAATCGATCCTAAGAAAATTATCGGTTTAACCAATGATCCATCTGTTTTAAATGAAATCAGACGTCAGAGAATGATTGCTTATGGTCTTAATCCTGACACTACATACTCAAGTATGGATTCAATTAATAAAGAACTTGAATCAGCTCAAGCTTTATACAAAAAGTTAGGTTGCTACGTTATCAATGTAGCTCACCGTTCAATTGAAGAAACTGCTGCACTTATTCTTGAACATTTAGGTATTGACGACTACGCAAAATAG
- the thrB gene encoding homoserine kinase — protein MIIKVPASTANLGPGFDSIGMAVSLYLEVEVLSVSDRFQVDHVIPKIPHDETNLIVKTALTVYPGLQPLHLRVKNDIPLAHGLGSSSSAIAAGIELADHFGKLGLSDEEKVQIGARIEGHPDNIAPTILGGLVVGTEVDQHFDAIKAPLPPYTLVAYVPDYNLATKDARKVLPKELDFKTATHGSAIANTLVASLFTQNYKMAGELMESDVFHEPYREKLVPELNQIREVAHQKHAVATYLSGAGSTVMTWIEDEHVRGFLSGLNKHGLKANTFILHPDKNGVQIIE, from the coding sequence ATGATTATTAAAGTACCAGCTTCAACAGCTAATTTAGGTCCTGGTTTTGACTCAATTGGGATGGCTGTTTCGCTTTATTTAGAAGTAGAGGTTTTAAGTGTTTCGGATCGCTTTCAGGTGGATCATGTAATACCCAAAATTCCTCATGATGAAACTAATTTGATTGTAAAAACAGCATTAACAGTTTATCCAGGGTTACAACCGCTACATTTACGTGTAAAAAACGATATTCCGTTAGCACATGGATTGGGGAGTAGTTCTAGTGCAATCGCGGCCGGAATTGAATTGGCTGATCATTTTGGTAAATTGGGATTATCAGATGAAGAAAAGGTGCAAATTGGGGCCAGAATTGAAGGACATCCTGACAATATTGCCCCTACTATCTTAGGTGGATTGGTCGTTGGTACTGAAGTGGATCAACATTTTGATGCAATCAAGGCGCCATTGCCTCCGTATACTTTAGTAGCTTATGTACCAGACTATAATTTAGCTACTAAGGACGCACGTAAAGTTTTACCTAAGGAATTAGACTTCAAGACTGCTACCCATGGTTCAGCGATTGCTAATACTTTGGTTGCCAGTTTATTTACTCAAAATTATAAAATGGCTGGTGAGCTCATGGAAAGTGATGTTTTTCATGAGCCATATCGTGAAAAATTAGTACCGGAATTAAATCAGATACGTGAAGTAGCGCATCAAAAACATGCTGTGGCTACTTATCTTAGTGGTGCTGGTTCAACAGTGATGACCTGGATAGAAGATGAACATGTAAGAGGATTTTTGTCAGGGCTTAATAAACATGGCCTAAAGGCTAATACCTTTATTTTGCATCCCGACAAAAATGGGGTACAGATTATTGAATAG
- a CDS encoding temperature-sensitive replication protein — MSSFYELIWRENELDSYSTDKLNFIFNTINHPFPIRYRQMYANRLEWQKAVNHHDNIVKKVKDTINSRNDIHNVRKAWLKQHNNVKAVAENGYTIEQVANELPHLANQLGAFIEIENIEIKYFDDELKPRYDLNDFEDISKQNYPSSGFNQTGITKEKFLKLYPQVSDPNLDKVLLAAEYEPKNDTDTTIPYWFAVNAKRMLVDGDSFANTFDD, encoded by the coding sequence ATGAGTTCATTTTACGAATTAATCTGGCGTGAAAATGAGTTAGATTCTTATTCAACAGATAAACTAAATTTTATTTTTAATACAATTAACCACCCATTCCCCATACGTTATCGACAAATGTATGCCAATCGACTTGAATGGCAAAAAGCAGTTAATCATCATGACAATATCGTTAAGAAAGTAAAAGATACTATCAATAGTCGTAATGACATTCATAATGTTAGAAAAGCATGGCTTAAGCAACATAATAATGTTAAAGCTGTCGCAGAAAATGGATATACAATTGAACAAGTAGCTAATGAGCTTCCTCATCTGGCTAATCAATTAGGGGCATTCATCGAAATTGAAAACATTGAAATCAAATACTTTGATGATGAACTTAAACCACGTTATGACCTTAATGATTTTGAAGATATTTCTAAACAAAACTATCCATCAAGTGGTTTTAATCAAACAGGAATCACCAAAGAAAAATTTCTCAAATTATATCCTCAAGTATCTGACCCAAATTTAGATAAAGTACTTTTAGCAGCCGAATATGAGCCTAAAAACGATACAGATACAACTATTCCATATTGGTTTGCAGTCAATGCCAAAAGAATGCTAGTTGATGGTGATAGTTTCGCTAATACTTTTGATGACTAA
- the rpsU gene encoding 30S ribosomal protein S21 → MAKTIVHENESIDDALRRFKRSVSRSGTLQEYRKREFYEKPSVRRKLKSEAARKRRHY, encoded by the coding sequence ATGGCTAAGACAATCGTTCACGAAAACGAGTCTATTGATGATGCTCTTCGTCGTTTCAAGCGTTCCGTTTCTAGAAGTGGTACCTTACAAGAATACCGCAAGCGCGAATTCTACGAAAAACCAAGTGTTCGTAGAAAATTAAAGTCAGAAGCTGCACGTAAGCGTAGACATTATTAA
- the ybeY gene encoding rRNA maturation RNase YbeY, with protein MDPIDITYNDEVGFLDDEKRDWKTWIMKLLLLAKKEIGKDNNLEMSINFVNEDRSHEINLKYRDKDRPTDVISFAIEDGEDSIDLAAFKDDPDFQEDIGDLFMCPSVISRHSKEYGTGFDREFGYTIVHGFLHLNGYDHIEPDEAKEMFGIQGKVLEDYGLPLYPDQLDEGRGK; from the coding sequence ATGGATCCAATTGATATTACTTACAATGACGAGGTTGGCTTTTTAGATGATGAAAAGCGTGACTGGAAAACCTGGATTATGAAACTTTTGCTTTTAGCAAAGAAAGAAATCGGCAAGGATAACAATTTGGAAATGAGCATTAACTTTGTTAATGAAGATCGCAGTCATGAGATAAATTTAAAATATCGCGATAAAGATCGCCCGACTGATGTTATCTCTTTTGCAATTGAAGATGGTGAGGATTCAATTGATTTAGCTGCTTTTAAAGATGATCCAGATTTTCAAGAAGATATTGGTGATTTATTTATGTGTCCTAGTGTGATCTCACGTCATAGCAAGGAATATGGTACGGGGTTTGACCGAGAATTTGGTTATACAATAGTTCATGGCTTTTTGCATTTAAATGGATATGATCACATTGAACCTGATGAAGCCAAAGAAATGTTTGGTATTCAAGGAAAAGTGTTAGAAGATTATGGACTACCATTGTATCCTGATCAATTAGATGAAGGCAGAGGTAAATAA
- a CDS encoding YitT family protein — MDQLDKFNRRYNFLSKLSAAFFYSIAVAIALNFFWTPGHMYSSGITGFAQLINTISERYLPFTLTTSFMYFILNFPLFILAWFKIGHKFTFFTIVAVVLGSIMMHWIQPWKMHLDPLVCAIFGASINGIGTGLALKNGISTGGLDIIGIVIRQKTGISYGKFNIFVNLIIIAAAGCMFGWTRALYSALTIFINGRVIDAVYTQHQKMQVMIVTQHPQHIIDGIQTRMHRGITILHDAEGAYSHIEKTVLITIIDRYDMYDIRQIVEKADPYAFMSVSEVEKVYGRFKEQEVV; from the coding sequence ATGGATCAATTAGATAAATTTAATAGACGCTATAACTTTTTGTCTAAGTTATCTGCGGCCTTTTTCTATTCAATTGCTGTAGCTATCGCTCTGAATTTCTTTTGGACGCCTGGACATATGTACTCATCTGGAATTACAGGGTTTGCTCAGTTAATTAATACGATCAGTGAACGTTATTTACCGTTTACTTTAACCACGTCATTTATGTACTTCATTTTGAACTTTCCATTATTTATTTTGGCTTGGTTCAAAATCGGACATAAATTCACTTTCTTTACAATTGTTGCGGTAGTATTAGGATCTATTATGATGCACTGGATTCAACCATGGAAAATGCATCTGGATCCTCTTGTATGTGCTATCTTTGGTGCTTCAATTAATGGGATTGGTACTGGACTAGCACTTAAAAATGGAATTTCAACTGGTGGATTAGATATTATAGGCATCGTAATTCGACAAAAAACTGGTATTAGCTACGGTAAATTCAATATATTTGTTAATTTGATTATCATTGCCGCAGCTGGTTGTATGTTTGGGTGGACACGTGCTCTTTATTCTGCATTAACTATCTTTATTAACGGTCGAGTAATTGATGCAGTTTATACTCAACATCAAAAGATGCAAGTAATGATTGTTACCCAGCATCCCCAACATATTATTGATGGTATTCAAACTCGTATGCACCGTGGAATTACTATTTTGCATGATGCAGAAGGGGCTTATAGTCATATTGAAAAAACAGTTTTAATTACAATTATTGATCGTTACGACATGTATGATATTCGTCAAATAGTAGAAAAAGCTGACCCTTATGCTTTTATGAGTGTTAGTGAAGTAGAAAAAGTGTATGGACGCTTTAAAGAGCAAGAGGTTGTTTAA
- a CDS encoding PhoH family protein gives MAQTVFTPQKPENIQKLVGVNDGNLKLLSKGYDLSVSDTGNEIVITGNDEANIKKAIEVLKALDSVVNTGVNVGAPDTVSAMKMADKGTTEYFADLYKKVLIRDAKGRPIRVKNMGQKRYVEAINKSDVVFGIGPAGTGKTFLAVVCAIAAFKKGEVSRIILTRPAVEAGESLGFLPGDLKEKVDPYLRPIYDSLYAILGTNTTDRLMERGVIEVAPLAYMRGRTLDDAFVILDEAQNTTDAQMKMFLTRLGFNSKMVVNGDMTQVDLPGRQHSGLIDARHILKNIDQIKFINFSANDVVRHPVVAKIITAYEKEDIKH, from the coding sequence TTGGCTCAAACAGTTTTTACACCTCAAAAACCAGAGAATATTCAAAAATTAGTTGGAGTTAATGATGGAAATTTAAAGCTTCTTTCTAAAGGCTATGATTTGTCTGTTTCAGATACTGGTAATGAAATTGTTATTACAGGTAATGATGAGGCAAACATTAAAAAAGCTATCGAAGTTTTGAAAGCATTAGACAGTGTCGTGAATACCGGCGTTAACGTTGGTGCGCCCGACACAGTTAGCGCGATGAAAATGGCGGATAAAGGTACTACTGAGTACTTTGCTGACTTATACAAGAAGGTTTTGATTCGGGATGCTAAAGGTAGACCGATCAGAGTCAAAAATATGGGTCAAAAGCGTTATGTTGAAGCCATTAATAAATCTGACGTTGTTTTCGGAATTGGACCAGCTGGGACTGGTAAGACTTTTTTAGCAGTTGTATGTGCAATTGCAGCATTTAAAAAGGGCGAAGTTTCTAGAATAATTTTAACAAGACCGGCCGTTGAAGCTGGTGAATCACTTGGATTTTTACCTGGTGATTTGAAAGAAAAAGTTGATCCATATTTGAGACCAATTTATGATTCGTTATATGCAATTCTTGGTACTAATACTACTGATCGTTTAATGGAAAGAGGAGTTATTGAAGTAGCTCCACTTGCTTATATGCGTGGGAGAACTCTTGATGATGCCTTCGTTATTCTAGATGAAGCCCAAAACACTACCGATGCACAAATGAAGATGTTTTTGACACGTCTTGGCTTTAATTCCAAGATGGTCGTAAATGGAGATATGACGCAAGTTGATTTGCCGGGACGACAGCATAGCGGTTTAATCGATGCGCGGCACATTTTGAAAAATATTGACCAAATCAAATTCATCAACTTTTCTGCAAATGACGTTGTTCGTCACCCTGTAGTTGCCAAAATTATTACTGCTTATGAAAAAGAGGACATTAAACACTAA
- the msrA gene encoding peptide-methionine (S)-S-oxide reductase MsrA, with amino-acid sequence MSENNKHIKATDIKENPKYDTAIFAGGCFWCMVEPFDNITGVEEIISGYTGGHTINPTYADVCTGKTGHTEAVKITYDPGKISYNQLLNYYWQVTDPTDAMGQFQDRGDNYRPVIFYNSQFQKEAAEKSKQELANSGKFDKPIVTSIEKAMPFYPAEDYHQDFYKKDPERYALEESGGRSDFIKKHWSK; translated from the coding sequence ATGTCAGAGAACAACAAGCACATCAAAGCAACTGATATTAAAGAGAACCCTAAGTATGACACGGCAATCTTTGCTGGCGGTTGTTTTTGGTGCATGGTTGAACCATTCGATAACATCACTGGCGTTGAAGAAATCATTTCCGGCTATACTGGCGGTCATACCATTAATCCAACATATGCAGATGTTTGCACTGGTAAAACTGGTCATACCGAAGCTGTAAAAATCACTTACGATCCAGGCAAGATTTCATACAATCAACTACTGAATTATTATTGGCAAGTGACCGATCCTACTGATGCAATGGGCCAATTTCAAGATCGCGGTGATAATTATCGGCCAGTAATTTTCTACAATTCCCAGTTTCAAAAAGAAGCTGCTGAAAAATCAAAGCAAGAATTAGCTAACAGCGGTAAATTTGATAAGCCTATTGTCACTTCGATTGAAAAAGCAATGCCTTTTTATCCAGCGGAAGATTATCATCAAGATTTTTATAAAAAAGATCCTGAAAGATACGCTTTGGAAGAATCTGGTGGACGTAGTGATTTCATAAAAAAACATTGGAGTAAATAG
- a CDS encoding GatB/YqeY domain-containing protein, with translation MSLSDKIMADMKTAMKNHDKTALNTIRMIKSALMNEKIKLGHDLTPDEELTVLNREKKQREESIEEFAKAKRDDLVEETKKELAVVEKYMPKQMSKDELEAAVKETIDEVGAKGKSDFGKVMKALMPKIKGRADGKVASQAVRDQLS, from the coding sequence TTGAGTTTATCAGATAAAATTATGGCTGATATGAAAACAGCTATGAAGAATCATGATAAAACTGCCCTTAATACTATCCGGATGATTAAATCTGCTTTGATGAATGAAAAAATCAAGTTGGGACATGATTTAACACCAGATGAAGAATTGACAGTTCTTAATCGTGAAAAGAAGCAAAGAGAAGAATCAATCGAAGAATTTGCTAAAGCTAAGCGCGATGATTTAGTTGAAGAAACTAAGAAAGAATTGGCTGTTGTTGAAAAGTACATGCCTAAGCAAATGAGCAAGGATGAGCTTGAAGCAGCAGTAAAAGAAACGATTGATGAAGTAGGTGCTAAAGGTAAGTCCGATTTTGGTAAGGTCATGAAGGCCTTAATGCCAAAGATTAAAGGACGTGCTGATGGTAAAGTTGCTTCGCAAGCAGTTCGCGATCAGCTAAGCTAG
- the recO gene encoding DNA repair protein RecO: MARELKEVQGIIFKRQKYKEADLLAKIITKQSGIITLIVKGAMRPKSKLSAATLNFSAGTYVIYTSGHGLSNLRTYKKVQQFDALYRDLTKNAYVSFIFDLIDHAFVEYQPLGQYYNLAVFALEKISAGVDSEMITQIVQMKMLSAYGVKPELSHCVICGKEKGIFDYSIKLGGVICSDHFNVVESRLHLKPKETAILRTIGLLPIERLGTIKVSEESKRATRKAIDRIYRETIDLNLKTKKFLDELKLF; this comes from the coding sequence ATGGCACGTGAGCTTAAAGAAGTTCAGGGCATAATATTTAAGAGACAAAAATATAAAGAAGCAGATTTATTGGCTAAAATCATAACTAAGCAAAGTGGTATTATTACCTTAATTGTAAAAGGGGCTATGCGTCCTAAATCAAAATTGAGTGCAGCCACACTTAATTTCTCCGCAGGTACTTATGTTATTTATACAAGCGGTCATGGTTTGAGTAATTTGCGTACATATAAAAAAGTGCAGCAGTTTGATGCATTATATCGTGACCTAACTAAGAATGCTTATGTTTCTTTTATTTTTGATTTAATCGATCATGCTTTTGTAGAATATCAGCCTTTGGGCCAGTATTATAATCTGGCAGTGTTTGCTTTAGAAAAGATAAGTGCTGGTGTAGATAGTGAAATGATCACTCAAATTGTACAAATGAAAATGCTTAGCGCCTATGGAGTGAAACCGGAATTAAGTCACTGCGTAATTTGTGGTAAGGAAAAAGGGATTTTTGATTATTCTATTAAGTTAGGTGGAGTGATTTGTAGTGATCATTTTAATGTAGTTGAGAGTCGTTTACATCTAAAGCCAAAAGAAACTGCAATTTTGAGAACAATTGGTCTTTTGCCTATAGAACGCTTAGGAACAATTAAAGTAAGTGAAGAAAGTAAAAGAGCTACTAGAAAAGCAATAGATCGTATTTATCGTGAGACAATTGATTTAAATTTGAAAACTAAAAAGTTCTTGGATGAATTAAAACTTTTTTAA